In Lolium perenne isolate Kyuss_39 unplaced genomic scaffold, Kyuss_2.0 unplaced12, whole genome shotgun sequence, one genomic interval encodes:
- the LOC127317689 gene encoding RING-H2 finger protein ATL32 — MPTPTTRSHVLHLAALLLLLAAGAAAQPVPPWERSRDGDGGIMPGTRQPPSFSAPMVVLLVALIATFFFIGFFSIYIRRCGRGDPPANAIRTSALFTLSPQEQDRQPRGLDPDVLASFPAMTYAEARALREQAGGGKDVALECAVCLSEFEDEEQLRLLPECSHAFHPDCIGEWLAAHVTCPVCRRSLVPEEPATVEAAEENTPGEEQQRPEVAIDMSREGGQNEDEERRVEAAELERIGSLRRAVRSRSGRPFSRAHSTGHSLSARLDRDLERFTLRLPEQVRREMVAAGEESLRRTVGRGAAGARSARIGRSDRWPSFIARTFSSRVPFWAASRRAPDVETAGGPGSTTTIDEKSAGVSASSNKGSVRFDCLGGGVAGARVGDDSEDEPEEEKAIAGRRV, encoded by the coding sequence ATGCCGACGCCGACCACTCGCAGCCACGTCCTGCACCTCGCcgcgctgctcctcctcctcgctgcgGGCGCGGCCGCGCAGCCGGTCCCGCCGTGGGAGAGGTCGCGGGATGGCGACGGCGGGATCATGCCGGGCACGAGGCAGCCGCCGAGCTTCAGCGCGCCCATGGTGGTGCTCCTCGTGGCGCTCATCGCCACCTTCTTCTTCATCGGCTTCTTCTCCATCTACATCCGCCGCTGCGGCCGGGGCGATCCCCCTGCCAACGCCATCCGGACCTCGGCTCTGTTCACGCTCTCGCCGCAGGAGCAGGACCGGCAGCCGCGCGGGCTCGACCCGGACGTGCTCGCATCCTTCCCCGCCATGACCTACGCCGAGGCTAGGGCGCTCCGGGAGCAGGCCGGCGGCGGCAAGGACGTGGCGCTGGAGTGCGCCGTGTGCCTGAGCGAGTTCGAGGACGAGGAGCAGCTCCGGCTCCTCCCCGAGTGCAGCCACGCCTTCCACCCGGACTGCATCGGGGAGTGGCTCGCCGCCCACGTCACCTGCCCCGTCTGCCGCCGGAGCCTCGTCCCGGAGGAGCCAGCAACAGTGGAAGCCGCCGAGGAGAACACCCCCGGGGAGGAGCAGCAGCGGCCGGAGGTGGCCATCGACATGAGCCGCGAGGGCGGTCAGAATGAGGACGAGGAGAGgagggtggaggcggcggagctgGAGCGGATCGGGAGCCTGCGCCGCGCGGTGCGGTCGCGGTCGGGCCGCCCGTTCTCGCGCGCGCACTCCACGGGCCACTCCCTCTCCGCGCGGCTCGACCGCGACCTCGAGCGGTTCACGCTGCGGCTCCCGGAGCAGGTGCGCAGGGAGATGGTCGCCGCGGGCGAGGAGAGCCTGCGCCGCACGGTGGGCCGCGGTGCCGCCGGCGCACGGAGCGCGCGGATCGGCCGGTCGGACCGCTGGCCGTCGTTCATCGCCAGGACGTTCTCGTCCAGGGTTCCGTTCTGGGCGGCGTCGAGGAGGGCGCCGGACGTGGAGACGGCGGGAGGGCCGGGCTCGACGACGACCATTGACGAAAAGTCGGCGGGTGTGTCCGCGAGTTCGAACAAGGGGAGCGTGCGCTTCGACTGCCTCGGTGGCGGCGTCGCTGGCGCCAGAGTCGGCGACGACAGCGAGGACGAgccggaggaggagaaggcgaTCGCCGGCCGGCGAGTCTGA